From Anopheles arabiensis isolate DONGOLA chromosome 3, AaraD3, whole genome shotgun sequence, a single genomic window includes:
- the LOC120904603 gene encoding gonadal protein gdl — protein MENSNSTENAATIKPDAGIPPDTVADPFSNQEYLQRKLYFLLEHLKKMHGDLPEQYQMRISYDLLAGLANSLLNDTIFEIVKGLMEIQHVTEAHLMQVREKVENDHQLELKQWESKIQDPEELEHIVALMKIKHGKNMKETDMKLVLHLDQKVKDQQSTLEKAGVPGFYVTDNPKEIKIQMYLLDFILRLSRIKFESNK, from the exons ATGGAAAACTCGAACAGCACGGAAAATGCTGCTACAATCAAACCAGATGCAGGAATACCACCAGACACTGTCGCTGATCCGTTCAGCAACCAGGAATATCTTCAAAGAAAACTGTACTTCCTTTTAGAGCATCTTAAAAAAATGCACGGCGATCTGCCAGA ACAGTATCAAATGAGAATATCTTACGATCTATTAGCTGGCCTGGCGAACTCTTTGCTAAACGATACGATCTTTGAAATCGTAAAAGGATTGATGGAAATTCAGCATGTAACCGAGGCTCATTTGATGCAAGTGCGCGAAAAAGTCGAAAATGACCACCAGC TCGAATTGAAACAATGGGAATCGAAAATACAGGATCCCGAAGAGCTAGAGCATATTGTAGCTCTGATGAAAATCAAGCATGGAAAGAATATGAAGGAAACCGATATGAAACTAGTTCTTCATCTCGATCAGAAAGTTAAAGATCAACAATCCACTCTGGAAAAAGCAGGCGTTCCTGGATTTTACGTCACAGACAATCcaaaagaaatcaaaattCAGATGTATTTATTGGATTTCATTCTACGACTTAGTCGAATTAAGTTTGAATCGAACAAATAG
- the LOC120904601 gene encoding peptide methionine sulfoxide reductase-like, whose protein sequence is MVATEHAHDQAGRLENIPQQPLHQIDTPFEKATFGMGCFWGCDSLFGATKGVLRTRVGYAGGSTESPAYKKMGDHTEVIEIDYDPQTISYNDLLDLFWNNHEYGLTTRMKRQYMSLILYHNEQQRQIAEASRAEEQVKRAPEQIITEIAPAGPFYPAENYHQKYRLQGHTDLAKGIGLTPDLLHTSHVAARLNGYLIGVSGLKQFEDEADLLGLSKDQVQYVREYVIQNEGGGIFC, encoded by the exons ATGGTAGCTACA GAACACGCACACGATCAAGCTGGAAGGCTGGAAAATATCCCCCAACAGCCGCTGCATCAGATCGACACGCCTTTTGAGAAGGCCACCTTCGGAATGGGGTGCTTTTGGGGATGTGATTCGCTCTTTGGCGCCACCAAGGGAGTTCTGCGGACACGTGTAGGCTATGCGGGAGGCTCTACCGAGTCGCCGGCCTATAAGAAGAT GGGAGATCACACGGAAGTCATCGAAATTGATTATGATCCTCAAACGATCAGTTACAACGATCTGCTGGATTTGTTTTGGAACAACCACGAGTACGGTCTGACCACTCGCATGAAGCGCCAGTACATGTCGCTGATTTTGTATCATAACGAGCAACAACGGCAAATTGCGGAAGCGAGCCGGGCAGAGGAGCAGGTGAAGCGTGCTCCGGAGCAGATCATCACCGAAATTGCACCAGCCGGTCCATTCTATCCTGCCGAAAA CTACCATCAAAAGTACCGCCTGCAGGGCCACACCGATCTGGCCAAGGGCATCGGACTCACGCCGGACTTGCTGCATACGTCACACGTGGCGGCTCGATTGAACGGATATCTCATCGGCGTATCCGGACTGAAGCAGTTTGAAGATGAGGCCGATCTGCTGGGATTGAGTAAGGATCAGGTGCAGTACGTCCGCGAGTACGTCATCCAGAACGAGGGCGGtggcattttttgttga
- the LOC120904602 gene encoding peptide methionine sulfoxide reductase-like, producing the protein MVATEHAHDQAGRLENIPQQPLHQIDTPFEKATFGMGCFWGCDSLFGATKGVLRTRVGYAGGSTESPAYKKMGDHTEVIEIDYDPQTISYNDLLDLFWNNYEYGLTTRMKRQYMSLILYHNEQQRQIAEASRAEEQVKRAPEQIITEIAPAGPFYPAENYHQKYRLQGHTDLAKGIGLTPDLLHTSHVAARLNGYLIGVSGLKQFEDEADLLGLSKDQVQYVREYVIQNEGGGIFC; encoded by the exons ATGGTAGCTACA GAACACGCACACGATCAAGCTGGAAGGCTGGAAAATATCCCCCAACAGCCGCTGCATCAGATCGACACGCCTTTTGAGAAGGCCACCTTCGGAATGGGGTGCTTTTGGGGATGTGATTCGCTCTTTGGCGCCACCAAGGGAGTTCTGCGGACACGTGTAGGCTATGCGGGAGGCTCTACCGAGTCGCCGGCCTATAAGAAGAT GGGAGATCACACGGAAGTCATCGAAATTGATTATGATCCTCAAACGATCAGTTACAACGATCTGCTGGATTTGTTTTGGAACAACTACGAGTACGGTCTGACCACTCGCATGAAGCGCCAGTACATGTCGCTGATTTTGTATCATAACGAGCAACAACGGCAAATTGCGGAAGCGAGCCGGGCAGAGGAGCAGGTGAAGCGTGCTCCGGAGCAGATCATCACCGAAATTGCACCAGCCGGTCCATTCTATCCTGCCGAAAA CTACCATCAAAAGTACCGCCTGCAGGGCCACACCGATCTGGCCAAGGGCATCGGACTCACGCCGGACTTGCTGCATACGTCACACGTGGCGGCTCGATTGAACGGATATCTCATCGGCGTATCCGGACTGAAGCAGTTTGAAGATGAGGCCGATCTGCTGGGATTGAGTAAGGATCAGGTGCAGTACGTCCGCGAGTACGTCATCCAGAACGAGGGCGGtggcattttttgttga